Below is a window of Synechococcus sp. RSCCF101 DNA.
CAGGTCGGCAATGAGGCTGTCTTCGAGCACACCGGCGGCGTGAACAATGCCCCTGAGGGGCAGGCCGGATTCGGCGAGAACCGACTCAACGGCGCTCGAGGTTTCACGCTCGGCGATGTCACCCCTGACCAGATTGATCTGGATGCCCTGGTCCCGCCAGGCGCTCAGCCTCCGCGCCACGGCCTCTCCGGGGTCTCCGCGGCCGATCAGGATCAGGGCCCGCACGCCCTCGTCGATGAGCCAGGCGGCGGTCTCCAGGCCAAGGTGGCCCAGACCGCCTGAGATCAGGACATGACCGTCCAGCCTGGGCTGGCTCTCCATCCGGGACCGGGAGGAGGGGGTTGAGGGCCCCTGGGCGTGGGCTGCCGCTGCCGTGAGCCTGGGCACCAGGCGCCGGCCATCCGTGTGGCGGATGTGCACCTCGGAGGCCCCGCGCGTGCCTGCGTGCTGCAACTCCCGCTGCAGGAGCTGGTGGCTCTCGGGTGAGGCGAGGTCCGGGAGGGTGATGCACCCACCCCACAGACGCGGCTGCTCCAGCGCCAGCGTTCGCCAGGCCCCCGAGAGCAGGGCGTCCTGAAAGCGGGGGGAACGGCCGGCGGCCCGCACGGCCGCTGTGTTGCTGATGAGCCAGAGCCTCGGGGGAGGCTGCATCTCGCGCTGTTGCAGGACAGCCCGAGCCATCTGCATGACGCGGAAGGCCTCATGGCCTGAGGATGGGATGTGCTCGTCCGCAGCCGGTGCGGGGGCCTGAAGCAGCCCGAGAACGGGCCCGCTGCGTCCGGTCTCGCCCAGCAGGCGTTCCCAGTCGCGCACCTCTCCGGTGTTGAGACGCCAGTGCTGCCGGGAGACGCGCTCGCAGGTGGGAGCATGAACCAGGCGAATGCAGCTCTGTCCATCCGGAAGGGTGGAGACAAACGCCTCGTGCACTGCTTCATCGGCGAGCAGCAGCCATGTCCCCGGCGGGTTGGGTTCCGCGGAATCCAAGCCGGGGTTCAGGGGGGCAGCCTGCCAATCCACCCGGTAGAGAAGGTCGGCGACCGCATCAGCGGCGTCCGACACCTGCTGGGCTGGCGCGGCGATCCAGTGATGCGTCTTCCGCCATGGATAGGTGGGGAGGGCCACCCGTTCCGGAGGCGCCGATCCGTAGAGCTGCGGCCAGTCCACATCGACGCCGAGCCTGTACAGCGCGGCCAGGCTCTCGAACATCTGGGCCATGCCCGGGGTGCCCGGCCTCGAGCTGGCCAACCAGGTGATGTCGTCCCTGCCCAGACTGCTCTGGCCCAGCTTGATCAGCGTGGCTCTCGGGCCGATCTCGAGATAGGCGGACACACCGCGCTGATTCAGCGTGCTGACGCCGGCGGAGAATCTGACGGGCTCCAGGATGTGGCGGCACCAGTGCTCGGGAGTGGCGATCTCCGCTCCGATCCGCTCGCCGCTCACCGAAGAAACGATCGGCAGCTGGGGATGGCTGAAGCGGACGCGTTCCGCGACGGCGCGGAAGCGATCGACCATCGGCTGCATCAGGGGGGAATGGAACCCATGGGAGACATTGAGTTGCCGCGTCTCAAGCCCCGCCTCGCCAGCGGCACGCTGGAACCGCTCGATCTCGGCGGTGGTCCCGGACAGGACCGTGTTCTGCGGGCCGTTCTCCACCGCTACGGCGAGGTTGGCCCCGCAGCGGGTCAGTACTGACTCCAGTCGCTCTCTGGTGTCCAGCACGGCCAGCATCGAGCCGCTGGACGGCAGACCAGCCATCAGTCGTGCGCGGGAGGCGACGAGCCTGATGCCGTCCTTGAGGCTGAACACGCCCGCGATGCAGGCTGCGGCGTACTCACCGACGCTGTGGCCGAGCAGGCAGTCGGGCTGAAGGCCCCAGTGCTGCCAGAGCCGTGCCAGTGCGACCTCGTAGGCGAACAGCGCCGGCTGGGTCAGCCAGGGGCTGTCGATGCCGGCCCCCTCGGGATCGCCGATCACCGTCGCGAGCACGGCCGGTGCGAGGGTCGCTGCACCGGGTTCCGAGCCCGGCCCGGTCAACGCTGCCAGCTCCGCTTCCAGCTCGGCCAGAGCGGCGTCGCACGCGTCGATCACCTCCTGGAACACGGGCTGGCAGCGCAGGAGCTCATGGCCCATGCCGGGGAACTGGGAGCCCTGGCCGGAAAAGAGAAACGCCAGTTCGATGCCTGATCCTGCGGGCACGGAAGCCGGCTCGGATCGCTCCAGGGCCGTGATCAGGCCATCCAGGCCTGAGCCGCTGGCGGCGAGCCGGAGGCTGTGGTCCTGCCGCGTCGTGTTGGCGGAATAACAGATGGAAGCAACCTCGTGGTCGGGCGTGGCCTTGCCGCGGGCCGCCTCGAGTTGCTGAATCAGCCTCTGCTTCAGGGATTCCAGCGAGCCATGGCTCCGGGCCGAGAGCTTGAGGATGTGCTGTGGGAGGGACTGCCCGTCATCAGCGCGATCCGTGGCAGCGACGGGTGGTTCCGGAGCCGGCTCCGGTGCCGTGACGATGACGTGGGCGTTGGTTCCGCCGAAGCCGAAGGAACTGATGCCCGCGTGCCGGGAGGTCCCGGGCCAGGGCGTCAGCTCCGTTGGAATCGTGAAGACTCCGATCGCAGGCTGAATCAATGGATTCAGCTGCCGGAGGTTGATCTGAGGTGGAATCGCCTGATGCTGCATGGCCAGCAACACCTTGATCAGGCCGGCGATGCCCGCTGCCGCCTCCAGATGTCCGAGGTTGGCCTTGACTGAACCCAGCCGGATCGGGGCGCTCTCCTCAGGCCTGGCCTGAAACACAGCGCCGAGGGCATTCACCTCGATCGGATCGCCCAGGCTCGTGCCCGTGCCGTGGGCTTCCAGGTAGCTGATCTCACTGGGATCCAGGCCCGCTCGTGCCAGGGCCGTTCGGACCACAGCCTGCTGGGCCAGCCCGTTCGGCGCCGTCAGCCCATTGCTGCGGCCATCCTGATTGATGGCGGTTCCGCTGATCACACCGAGGATGGTGTTGTTGTCCCGCAACGCCTGATCAAGCGGTCTGAGGATGAGGACTCCGGCCCCTTCGCCTCTCACATATCCGTCGGCGTCGGCATCAAAAACTTTGCATGTCCCGTCACCAGCCAGCATGCCGGCCTGGCGGAATGTGTCCGTCAGAACGGGGGACAGCAGCAGGTTGACGCCGGCGGCGATGGCCGCGTCACTCTCACCCGACTGAATCGATTGCACGGCCAGATGTACCGCAACCAGAGACGATGAGCAGGCCGTGTCGACGGCCATCGACGGCCCGCGGAGGTCGTAGAAGTAGGAGAGGCGGTTGGCACTGACGCTGTGGGCATTGCCTGTGCCCCAGTAGACGCCGGGCGATGAGGGCTCGGCGTTGATGTGGGCGTAATCGTTGCTGCTCACACCTGTGAACACCCCTGTGGTGCTGCCGGCCCAATCCCTGGGCTGGATGCCGGCCTGTTCGAACGCTTCCCAGCTCAGCTCCATCAGGAGCCTCTGCTGGGGATCCATCTGCTCGGCCTCCCTCGGGTTGAGGCCGAAGAACTCGGCATCGAAGGCTTGAACATCACTCAGCAGGCCGGCTGCCTCAGCCGGAGCCCGGCCGAATCCCCGGTCGTGATTCTCTCGGCGTGACAGATCGCGTTCGATCGCCTCGTCTCCGTTGCAGAGCAGTCGCCAGAAAGCCTCCGGACCGGCCGCGCCGGGGAAGCGGCAGCTCATCCCGACCACGGCAACGGCACAGCGATCGGTCGAGCGTCCCGCCTCGTCAACTGCCGTGCTCCGCGGAGCCTCACGGTGCCCGCCTTCGACTGCGGAGTCGTCCGGTTCGATCAGCCCACTGAGGTGGGAGGCGATCGATTCGATGGTGGGATAGTCGTACGCCAGGGTGGGCGGGATAGCCAGGTGAGGCAGAGCCGGAAAGGTGTCCGCGATCCAGTCCTCCAGAGCCGCCGTCAGCTGAACGGCCGCGACGGACTCAAGGCCGAACTGCGACAGGGGTCTATCGGCGTCGATCTGCTGCGCTGGCAACCCCACCTGTGCACTCACGCTGTCACGCAGCCAGAGCATCACTCTCAGCTTGAAGTCGGACTGCTGTCTGCTCCGGCCTCCATGACCGGGGGATCCCAGGGAAGCCCCATGATCTGAATCAACCGGATTCCGTGAGGAGCGATGCGACTCCCGATGGTCCGACGACCTCAACAGCGAGAGCGTGTTGAATTCAGTTCTGGGCAGCGGACGCTGCCAAGAACCGACGGAAGCGAGACCGTTGCTGAGATAAGCGTTCCTGCACGCGTGCCTCTGAATCTTCCCGCTGGATGTCTTGGGAATCGACGCCGGTTTCAGGAGCAGAATTTCCCAGGGCTGCAGCTCATGGGCTTCAGATACAGCACTGGCAACAGCGTCCGTGATGGCTTTCACATCAAGACGTCGAAAAGCAGAACGCTCAATTTCCTGGACGATGATCAGCTTTTCTTCGCCGTCAATATCGGTCGAAAATGCAGCGCCACAGCCGGCTCGGAGGGCTGGGTGAGCGTCCTGAACCGTGACCTCAATGTCCTGCGGGTAAAGATTCCTACCTCTGATGATGATGACATCCTTGCTTCGTCCCGTGATGAAGAGCTGCTCATCGCCGTTCTTGTCTTGCCAGAGGAATCCGAGATCGCCTGTGCGGAGAAAGATGCCGGTTTCGCCGGGAAGTTCTCTGCCGAACGTGGCGGAGCTGAGATCGTCCTGGCCCCAGTAGCCCTTCGCCACACTGGGGCTGGAGACCCACACCTCTCCGATGAGGCCCGGGCTGAGGACCTGTTGCGTGTCCTGAGAAACGACTCGAAAGCGGACGTCGCTGATGGCAGCTCCACACCCCGCCAGCGCGCGGCCATCTGCAGGGGCGCCTTGCTGGGTTTCTACGGCCTGATTGGTCGCCAACGCCTCAGCATCAAACTGCTTGACCAGCGGCGGCTGATTGCGGCCAATGCCACTGACAAGCAGTGTTGACTCAGCCAAACCGTAGCAAGGAAGAAAAGCCTGTCGCTTGAAGCCGTAGGGCTCGAACAGCGTGGTGAAACGGTCAATTGTTTCAGGTCGGACTGGCTCTGCCCCTGAGAAAGCAAGATCCCAACAACTCAGGTCAATGTTGTCTTCAAAAGACTTGCTTATCCTGTTGGCGCAGAGGTCGTAGGCAAAATTCGGTGCTCCACTCGTCGTCGCCCGGTACTTGGAGATGACCTTGAGCCAACGCAGGGGGCGTTGCAGAAAGGTGGCCGGGGCCATCAGCACCATCGTGCAGCCCACATACAGCGGCTGGAGGATACCGCCGACCAGTCCCATGTCGTGGAAGAGTGGCAACCACGACACCATGACGGAGTCTTCGGTGTCACGAAAGCATCGGTTGATCAGCCCCGAGTTGTGAACCAGATTGCTGTGGCTCACCATCACTCCCTTCGGATTGCCGGTGGATCCCGAGGTGTACTGCAGGAAGGCCAGTTCGTCTCCACTGAGATCGGGTGGCCGCCATGCCGTTGCCTCAGCGTCGTCGATCCGGTCGGAACTGATCAGATGGCCTGTGAGGCTGTCGCCGAGACCACTCAGTCGTTCGGCGATGGTCTCGGCAGAACCTGAGGCCGTGAGAGCCACTTTGGCTTTGCAGTCCTTGAGAATCGCACCGAGCCGATGCAGCAGCTGCTTCGATCCGGGTGGGTAGGCCGGCACAGCCGTGACGCCGGCATAGAGGCAGCCGAAAAAGCTGCTGATGAAGTCCAGCCCCGGATTGAAGAGCAGCAGGGCCCGCTCGCCCACCATGCCCGCCTGCTGCAGACGGGCCGCAATCGCCCGTGCACGACGATCGAGCTCGCCGTAGCTGAGTTCTCCCGAACTGGTGCT
It encodes the following:
- a CDS encoding type I polyketide synthase gives rise to the protein MLWLRDSVSAQVGLPAQQIDADRPLSQFGLESVAAVQLTAALEDWIADTFPALPHLAIPPTLAYDYPTIESIASHLSGLIEPDDSAVEGGHREAPRSTAVDEAGRSTDRCAVAVVGMSCRFPGAAGPEAFWRLLCNGDEAIERDLSRRENHDRGFGRAPAEAAGLLSDVQAFDAEFFGLNPREAEQMDPQQRLLMELSWEAFEQAGIQPRDWAGSTTGVFTGVSSNDYAHINAEPSSPGVYWGTGNAHSVSANRLSYFYDLRGPSMAVDTACSSSLVAVHLAVQSIQSGESDAAIAAGVNLLLSPVLTDTFRQAGMLAGDGTCKVFDADADGYVRGEGAGVLILRPLDQALRDNNTILGVISGTAINQDGRSNGLTAPNGLAQQAVVRTALARAGLDPSEISYLEAHGTGTSLGDPIEVNALGAVFQARPEESAPIRLGSVKANLGHLEAAAGIAGLIKVLLAMQHQAIPPQINLRQLNPLIQPAIGVFTIPTELTPWPGTSRHAGISSFGFGGTNAHVIVTAPEPAPEPPVAATDRADDGQSLPQHILKLSARSHGSLESLKQRLIQQLEAARGKATPDHEVASICYSANTTRQDHSLRLAASGSGLDGLITALERSEPASVPAGSGIELAFLFSGQGSQFPGMGHELLRCQPVFQEVIDACDAALAELEAELAALTGPGSEPGAATLAPAVLATVIGDPEGAGIDSPWLTQPALFAYEVALARLWQHWGLQPDCLLGHSVGEYAAACIAGVFSLKDGIRLVASRARLMAGLPSSGSMLAVLDTRERLESVLTRCGANLAVAVENGPQNTVLSGTTAEIERFQRAAGEAGLETRQLNVSHGFHSPLMQPMVDRFRAVAERVRFSHPQLPIVSSVSGERIGAEIATPEHWCRHILEPVRFSAGVSTLNQRGVSAYLEIGPRATLIKLGQSSLGRDDITWLASSRPGTPGMAQMFESLAALYRLGVDVDWPQLYGSAPPERVALPTYPWRKTHHWIAAPAQQVSDAADAVADLLYRVDWQAAPLNPGLDSAEPNPPGTWLLLADEAVHEAFVSTLPDGQSCIRLVHAPTCERVSRQHWRLNTGEVRDWERLLGETGRSGPVLGLLQAPAPAADEHIPSSGHEAFRVMQMARAVLQQREMQPPPRLWLISNTAAVRAAGRSPRFQDALLSGAWRTLALEQPRLWGGCITLPDLASPESHQLLQRELQHAGTRGASEVHIRHTDGRRLVPRLTAAAAHAQGPSTPSSRSRMESQPRLDGHVLISGGLGHLGLETAAWLIDEGVRALILIGRGDPGEAVARRLSAWRDQGIQINLVRGDIAERETSSAVESVLAESGLPLRGIVHAAGVLEDSLIADLTEDSWTSVIRPKAIGAWRLHELSLDHPVDQFLLFSSITSVIGSPGQVAYSAANAALDALAEYRHSQGLPAVSLSWGPWQGGGFADPSRHASARLPEQRGIRALPAQRYREVLSHLFHREASDGWHLAVCAIEMETLRRVVQRTAQEALLSDPAVGPARSRQGAAQLSDAPAPATASGTPGRDSTSPRDQLLQLEPQDRPDAIRVYLRGVIAAGLTIPPEQVGDHESLESIGADSLMVMDIISQLQRDLDLMIYPREFYEHPDLDSLSTHLARELDRLHGTSPAAAAGAIALSTSTGGTASLLPPLSLGDTRTSRRAARSAAPSPTLAPIIFILSSPRAGSTLLRVMLAGHSSLYSPPELHLLPFATMGERARKLSQTGMGEGLVRALMDLEGLSAEDTTRLVASWEEQDMPIEQVYARLQSSLGTRTLVDKSPTYALERSTLSRVGELFTDAHVIHLVRHPYAVIQSFVDLRMQHLFAVGDVDPYALAESVWTRSNLNVTSLQSAPGTPERVHRVRYETLVRDPGSELRSICSFLGFPFEASLLSPYDSGRLTDGVHGTSMSIGDPNFRKRQSIDPALADRWKQVRLPRPLESATAELAISLGYSLPNDPTSRQEPAASEPARESTLDVQGIRLGVCEWGPEDGPPVLCIHGILDQALVWEPIAGPLAEAGFHVIAVDLRGHGRSDHAGPGGTYQLTDFIRDAVGVVDTLALRDLTVIGHSLGSVVASTLTRLRSSVVRRLILVEPVLPGEPTERDVVQSVSSLVSSSLTPPQHEVMPDQDHARQRLRTALPSLAPQHAERLVARGTVSCQGGCIWSWDPVLRLRTTLNLQGGPLQREAYLDLLSGLEASTLAIHGSDSSFNRPEDLQAEQQALRHAEHVTLKGGHTLMIDAPAALSDCILSSLRSDANAPPRIEEPQPWR